TGAACTCTTTTTAGCTGTAAACCTAGGCTTAGGTGCATTGACAGTGTTGCTACCTGATGCAGATTCAGGCCTAGCAGCCACCAGAAAACTAGGAGCAACATAGCTACTGGGAGGCTGCTGTTGGTAGATTACTGAGGGAGCTGCAAGGTAAGGAGGGCTGCTAGCTGGTTGGTAGGGAACCTGTGATGCTTGTTGGTAGGCAGGGATGGAAGATTGAGGAGATTGGGGATGATAAGCAGGAGGGGCAGGATGTTGATACTGTTGGTTATATGCCTGCTGATAAAAACTGTCAGGATGTTGCTGAAAAGTATTATCGGGAGCATAGATATTAGCTGGGTTTTGCTGGTATTGACCATCATGCATCATCACTTGCATGGGCATCCCATAGTCCTGCTGGGGGTAAGGAGCATTAAACTGTCCAGTTGGCTGGATGGGAGCCATTTGCTCATAACTAGCTGGTTGGTTTTCAATGGGGGGGTTAGAAGGCAAACAGTCGGGCTTAGGTGCAGGGGGCTTGGGAGCCTCCTCTGCTGGGCCAAATGTAAAGAGTGATGAATTGAGTTGATATGGCTGATGTTTCATCACGTCTACCACACTGAGGGGTTTACGGGCAGGTGTTTGCTTATCTTTgccttttttcttgtctttggaTGAAGATGTACCTAGTAGGGGCTGCTTTGTGGCTGCTGGGGGATAAAAAGGGGACTGAATAGGATTAAATGCCCGTGAAGGTGGAGCACGTACGTTTGGGGTATACTTCCACTCATTTGGTAAGGAAGCAGTTGGCGATGACGACCGGGTTGCCTTGTTTGCTTGCACAGTCTCAGAGTCCACAACAAACTTTTCCATACGAGACTGCCTCTTGGCAAACATTTCAGCTCCTTTCCCTCTGACAACTGGCATCTCATAAGCTGGACCTGCAGATGATGGGTTTAAGGTAGTGGCCATTGGGTTGATCAGTGATGAAGCTCTTTGACCAGTGGTAAAAGAGTGCATTCgctgtggtggaggtggtggggtacggttttgtgtgggattttgtgGTGGATGCCAAGGTTTTGGAGAAGGGCGATCGTTAACCATTGATGTGGAAACATGCACGGGTGTTTGCTTTGACTCTGGTGTCCAAGCATTCACAATTGTCTGAGGCTGTGACTGAGCTGGAGGCCAGACTGTATTTGGCTGTGGTGAAGACTGTGGTGGAACTCGTTGAGCCCAAGGTGGTTGATTTTGCTCTTGGGCCCATGACGGCATGGTGTTCTGACTTTGTTCTGGAGGGTGCTGGGTCCATGATGGTTGGGATTGAGACTGGGTAGTTACTGGTGCCCATGGATTCAAATTGGCCTGAGTTTGCACTTGAGCTTGTGCTTGTGTTGCTTGCATCCAAGATGGCTGAGTTTCTGGTTGAGCTTGTGATGGGGGCCATGCATTACGTTGCTGTGAATGTTGAGGCTGAGCTGAGACCCAAGGTGGTTGAGGTTGTTCTGGTGATTGGGCCTGTGGCCATGCTTGTTGTGGAGCATGTTGCTGTGGTTGCTGAGCCCATGGTGGCTGTGGTTGAGATTCTGGTTGAACCTGTCTAACCCATGTAGGTTGTTCTTGTGGATTTTGTTGGGGTGACTGCCATGATGGTTGATGCAGAGATTGTTTTCCTAATGGCTGTGCCCATGGGGCTTGGGCCTGTTGCTGCACCGGTTCTTGAGGCTGACCCCAAGATAGTTGCATTTGCTGCACACGTGGCTGTTCATGAGAATGTGCCCAGGGGGGCTGTATCTGTGTCTGACTCTGTGGTTGTTCAACAGGCTGAGCCCAGCGTGGCTGAACCTGTGGCTTTGACTGAGGCTGCTCTACTGGCTGGGTCTGGTGTGACTGAACCGGAGGCTCAGGCTGTGGTTGCTCTACAGGCTGGGCCCAGTGTGGCTGACCATGAATATGGATTTGTGCTTGCTCTTGAGGCTGACTCCAGGATGGCTGACTTGCAGGGGTCCAAGTAGCTGCAGAGGAATGAGGCTGCACTTGAGTAGTCTGTTGTGTTACCCAATGTTCCTGTGGTGGAGTCTGATTTGGAGGTGATTCCCGGGGTTGCATTTTAGCTGGATTCCAGGAGGTGGTGGATGgctgctgtgactgtgattgAGTTACAGCCCAGGTAGTCCCAGCACCTTGCTCTGACTGCAAAGTAGAATTTATACGACTATTTTCCTCCTGGGCTGTCACTTGCATGGATTGTTCTTGAGATTCAGCCTCTGGGAGTGTCCATGTGTGCTGTTCCTCTGTGGTAATGCTGGCAGGAGCCTCCTGGGGAGCAGGAGGGGGTGAGGGCTTAGGAGCAGGTGCAGGGGTTGGCTCCAGCTCTGGTGCAGGGGTGGCATCTGTGGTGGGGGCTACAGCAGGTGTGGATACACTATTTTCAGCATGCTGAGCTGTGTCCTGGTTGTTCATTTCCATCTGTGAGGACCAAGGAGGAGAATTGGGGTTTATCATAGGCTTTGGAGCCACTGGTGGTGGAGTCTTATGTTTAACACATGGAGACTGGAGGAAATTACAAGCCTCTGCCCCAAGGCTAAGATAGTCTTCCTCAGGTCCTGACTCAAAACCCAGCTTCTTACCAGGCCTGTTGAGGAGGTTCAGTAATGCTGGGTTAGGTGACACTTTTGGTGcatctttaaatgtgaacattggCTTGccagtgtttttcctccttGTATCCTGAAGAACGCCAGTCCGAATTGCAGGGGTAGAAATGCGCTCATCACGTGATGCTATTTGCTCTTGGCCCACAGAATCTTGATTGGTCCCACTCATTGCAGGAGAATAAGGGGAAGCCATCACATTTCCAACTGAGAAAGGCTTTGCAGTGCGATTGGTGAAAGAACTTTCACTGGTTTGATGTTGGACTGTGCCATTGATGTTTGTAGAATAGTGCTTCATGTGCTGTTGTTCTTGATGATATCCTTGTTGCTGCTGATACATTTGCTGTTGATAATGCTGCTGTTCATACTGCTGTTGCTGATACTGTTGttcatattgttgttgttgctgttgatagttctgttgttgatgttggtAGCTCTGTTGAGGTTGTTGATAGCTTGGTTGTTGCTCATAGTACTGTTGTTCTTGATATTGCTGGTACTGTTGTTGTTGGCTTTGCTGATGTGTAGTTACATCCATGTATACATGACCCTCTGTTGCTGACTGCATGTAGGATTGCTCCACTGTCTTCTTCTCAGTCTCCTGCACTCCTTCCACGGGAATCCCATGACGCCTAAGCTCCTCATGTTCAGCAGCAATCTCATCCATCCTCTGACGCCGTTGAGCAAACATAAGGGCACCCTTACCCTTGGTGTCAGGCAAACACTCCATCTCTGATTGGTTGTTTAGGTTCCTTTCAATCTCAAGAAGACCCTTGTCCCAGTTGATAGTCAGCACACCTTCTCTACTATGGGCATTAGTGAGGAAATGCTTATCTATTTCAGTCCCTTTAGGAGCCACAAGGGTAAATTCAACAGTATGTGTTTCTTGTCCGTTGTCGTCGTTTTCTTCGTCCTCTTCGTCACTGTTCTCTCGTTCGTCCTCTCCAGTGCCGTAGCTCACAAGTGTGAATTTTTTGGCTCTCTGCCGATGTTTCTTGAACATCAACACCCCCTTGTTGTTGGGGTTGGGTGGAGCAGCCGTAAGAAGGAGAGCAATACGTTTACATTTGGACTTGGCCTCCTTCACCTGCTTGTCAGACAAACTCTCGCTACGCCTGAGCCCTGTAAAGAGAATGAAAAGAGATAATTCAGGGTTTAGAAATAAGGGTCACTGACACGTCAGCCTAAATAATTGCTATACTTTGATAGGATTTATTTAAGTTAAACagtatgttttaataatttagaACTAAGACCATCAAAAaacattctaaaataaaataaactagtatagtatagtatgtttatgtatacatatatatacatacatatatatgtatgtatatatgtatatatttacttAAACAAACAAGACAGCCTGTGAACAATACAACAGATGAAGAAGTAGAAATGCCAGCAAATCATTAATGCATTTTGTTCTATGGTTCAATTGATCCAGCCACAATAATAACCTAATACAAACTATAAGCAATTAAATGATTCGATTATATGAGAAATTGTACatttgacattattattattatatccacCCAATGCTATGTTCTTTCCCTATTAATCCAAATAAGCAAATTTAACTGTGCATAAATCATCAACCACTTAATAACCCAGTTATAGTCTGTTGACCCATGTCTAATATCCTCATTTGTCCACAGAAAATGCAGTGCATTATATTGGAATATTAATCCCCATAAAGCAGTCAGGAATAGAGTGAAACATTAAAGATAGCCTCTATGCAATAAATTCACCAGGGTCAACTGTGAACTGAAAGCCTCTCCAAACACTGATCTTAGACCATTTCAACAAACGCCACACAATAAACAGTTTCTA
The nucleotide sequence above comes from Solea senegalensis isolate Sse05_10M linkage group LG3, IFAPA_SoseM_1, whole genome shotgun sequence. Encoded proteins:
- the LOC122767128 gene encoding synaptopodin-2 isoform X1, with amino-acid sequence MGTGDYICVTVRGGAPWGFTLREGEGDTYRPFLISQVEEGGHAFLAGVQEGDEVVSLNGEPCADLSLLRAFALIDTSIDCLQLLLKRFCPMSSRDLESEETYCSERESSGDGLASTTLHIISPKHRSQSPTELYISASQDEAHYGEMDSIMTLPRGPHQLCTQLHAPPPDQRGRESDFKENEEQRCFSPGEMVELQVSLSEQRLDDTSCTSLGSAHGIEGELSNREAVETHSIPLSGREPLGQHGVVLSHPSMLGQVEVILQQPSASGAGRGILSVGGPRVSGSVGSQSEGEEGGGPNEGLPGSFTVSFGIPTGEATPAVEEHSDSEGDQDKPNKHRARHSRLRRSESLSDKQVKEAKSKCKRIALLLTAAPPNPNNKGVLMFKKHRQRAKKFTLVSYGTGEDERENSDEEDEENDDNGQETHTVEFTLVAPKGTEIDKHFLTNAHSREGVLTINWDKGLLEIERNLNNQSEMECLPDTKGKGALMFAQRRQRMDEIAAEHEELRRHGIPVEGVQETEKKTVEQSYMQSATEGHVYMDVTTHQQSQQQQYQQYQEQQYYEQQPSYQQPQQSYQHQQQNYQQQQQQYEQQYQQQQYEQQHYQQQMYQQQQGYHQEQQHMKHYSTNINGTVQHQTSESSFTNRTAKPFSVGNVMASPYSPAMSGTNQDSVGQEQIASRDERISTPAIRTGVLQDTRRKNTGKPMFTFKDAPKVSPNPALLNLLNRPGKKLGFESGPEEDYLSLGAEACNFLQSPCVKHKTPPPVAPKPMINPNSPPWSSQMEMNNQDTAQHAENSVSTPAVAPTTDATPAPELEPTPAPAPKPSPPPAPQEAPASITTEEQHTWTLPEAESQEQSMQVTAQEENSRINSTLQSEQGAGTTWAVTQSQSQQPSTTSWNPAKMQPRESPPNQTPPQEHWVTQQTTQVQPHSSAATWTPASQPSWSQPQEQAQIHIHGQPHWAQPVEQPQPEPPVQSHQTQPVEQPQSKPQVQPRWAQPVEQPQSQTQIQPPWAHSHEQPRVQQMQLSWGQPQEPVQQQAQAPWAQPLGKQSLHQPSWQSPQQNPQEQPTWVRQVQPESQPQPPWAQQPQQHAPQQAWPQAQSPEQPQPPWVSAQPQHSQQRNAWPPSQAQPETQPSWMQATQAQAQVQTQANLNPWAPVTTQSQSQPSWTQHPPEQSQNTMPSWAQEQNQPPWAQRVPPQSSPQPNTVWPPAQSQPQTIVNAWTPESKQTPVHVSTSMVNDRPSPKPWHPPQNPTQNRTPPPPPQRMHSFTTGQRASSLINPMATTLNPSSAGPAYEMPVVRGKGAEMFAKRQSRMEKFVVDSETVQANKATRSSSPTASLPNEWKYTPNVRAPPSRAFNPIQSPFYPPAATKQPLLGTSSSKDKKKGKDKQTPARKPLSVVDVMKHQPYQLNSSLFTFGPAEEAPKPPAPKPDCLPSNPPIENQPASYEQMAPIQPTGQFNAPYPQQDYGMPMQVMMHDGQYQQNPANIYAPDNTFQQHPDSFYQQAYNQQYQHPAPPAYHPQSPQSSIPAYQQASQVPYQPASSPPYLAAPSVIYQQQPPSSYVAPSFLVAARPESASGSNTVNAPKPRFTAKKSSAQVWKPTTVDKE
- the LOC122767128 gene encoding synaptopodin-2 isoform X2; the encoded protein is MGTGDYICVTVRGGAPWGFTLREGEGDTYRPFLISQVEEGGHAFLAGVQEGDEVVSLNGEPCADLSLLRAFALIDTSIDCLQLLLKRFCPMSSRDLESEETYCSERESSGDGLASTTLHIISPKHRSQSPTELYISASQDEAHYGEMDSIMTLPRGPHQLCTQLHAPPPDQRGRESDFKENEEQRCFSPGEMVELQVSLSEQRLDDTSCTSLGSAHGIEGELSNREAVETHSIPLSGREPLGQHGVVLSHPSMLGQVEVILQQPSASGAGRGILSVGGPRVSGSVGSQSEGEEGGGPNEGLPGSFTVSFGIPTGEATPAVEEHSDSEGDQDKPNKHRARHSRLRRSESLSDKQVKEAKSKCKRIALLLTAAPPNPNNKGVLMFKKHRQRAKKFTLVSYGTGEDERENSDEEDEENDDNGQETHTVEFTLVAPKGTEIDKHFLTNAHSREGVLTINWDKGLLEIERNLNNQSEMECLPDTKGKGALMFAQRRQRMDEIAAEHEELRRHGIPVEGVQETEKKTVEQSYMQSATEGHVYMDVTTHQQSQQQQYQQYQEQQYYEQQPSYQQPQQSYQHQQQNYQQQQQQYEQQYQQQQYEQQHYQQQMYQQQQGYHQEQQHMKHYSTNINGTVQHQTSESSFTNRTAKPFSVGNVMASPYSPAMSGTNQDSVGQEQIASRDERISTPAIRTGVLQDTRRKNTGKPMFTFKDAPKVSPNPALLNLLNRPGKKLGFESGPEEDYLSLGAEACNFLQSPCVKHKTPPPVAPKPMINPNSPPWSSQMEMNNQDTAQHAENSVSTPAVAPTTDATPAPELEPTPAPAPKPSPPPAPQEAPASITTEEQHTWTLPEAESQEQSMQVTAQEENSRINSTLQSEQGAGTTWAVTQSQSQQPSTTSWNPAKMQPRESPPNQTPPQEHWVTQQTTQVQPHSSAATWTPASQPSWSQPQEQAQIHIHGQPHWAQPVEQPQPEPPVQSHQTQPVEQPQSKPQVQPRWAQPVEQPQSQTQIQPPWAHSHEQPRVQQMQLSWGQPQEPVQQQAQAPWAQPLGKQSLHQPSWQSPQQNPQEQPTWVRQVQPESQPQPPWAQQPQQHAPQQAWPQAQSPEQPQPPWVSAQPQHSQQRNAWPPSQAQPETQPSWMQATQAQAQVQTQANLNPWAPVTTQSQSQPSWTQHPPEQSQNTMPSWAQEQNQPPWAQRVPPQSSPQPNTVWPPAQSQPQTIVNAWTPESKQTPVHVSTSMVNDRPSPKPWHPPQNPTQNRTPPPPPQRMHSFTTGQRASSLINPMATTLNPSSAGPAYEMPVVRGKGAEMFAKRQSRMEKFVVDSETVQANKATRSSSPTASLPNEWKYTPNALGRSYSLSPPVRVLPTGQKSASTSSSPKPPTWVSTTPPARQKSWLEKGHKPLSPWEAASRHPLGLVDEAFASQNLYQTLALDICLAAQRKMLPEPPAEWKSTMSYQAPKKKGSQTWSPSQSRSQRRAPLPSFFSPAKTAVSTPTGHAGYGSLPRQWQPQQSVTEAMMKAPVSSSEYKRPLGKQTYKSVYTSNTWSWRR